The following proteins are encoded in a genomic region of Gadus macrocephalus chromosome 19, ASM3116895v1:
- the ccdc59 gene encoding thyroid transcription factor 1-associated protein 26 homolog isoform X2 yields MNRGNFAGRAGNNRGGPTNRGAGGPTFRGAGGPTYRGGPSNRGPGGPTNRGAGGPTFRGGPSNRGGPTYRGGPTNRGGPNKRKWVPDTKTFEGSLSEGQGFAFRLKQKVQHEYNKLLTKERRKKLQPKSQLKEEYPEHLRHLYEAESAKLKNEALTNRSKRSLARISVQSETQDTDSPVVKEADPQQAAGTESTAGGGAVTDQGDGTALKAEAPALKAEAPALKAEAPAATEEPKEDSPEPAKPLPIIPMSNRMKRKLTRKSSYQVAQEEFQEANEKRKKKNEEFLTNKQKKETAIQKYKDKKKEMFQVLSKKTKKGQPNLNLQMEYLLQKIQGPQK; encoded by the exons ATGAATCGTGGGAACTTTGCGGGGAGAGCTGGTAACAACAGAG GTGGTCCCACTAACAGAGGAGCTGGTGGTCCCACTTTCAGAGGGG CTGGTGGTCCGACTTACAGAGGGGGTCCCTCTAACCGAGGACCTGGTGGTCCCACTAACAGAGGAGCTGGTGGTCCCACTTTCAGAGGGGGTCCCTCTAACCGAGGTGGTCCGACTTACAGAGGGGGTCCCACAAACCGAGGTGGTCCCAACAAGAGGAAATGGGTCCCGGACACCAAGACATTCGAGGGGAGCTTGAGTGAAG GTCAAGGGTTTGCTTTTAGGCTTAAGCAAAAAGTCCAACATGAGTACAACAAACTTCTgacgaaggagaggaggaaaaagcTTCAACCCAAATCCCAGCTCAAGGAGGAATACCCAGAGCATCTCAGACATCTGTACGAGGCCGAAAGCGCCAAGCTGAAAAACGAAGCTCTTACAAATAGATCCAAACGATCTCTTGCCCGAATCAGTGTTCAGTCAGAGACGCAAGACACAGACAGCCCTGTTGTGAAGGAGGCTGACCCCCAACAAGCAGCCGGCACTGAATCCACCGCTGGGGGCGGAGCTGTTACCGACCAGGGAGACGGCACCGCGCTGAAGGCTGAAGCGCCGGCGCTGAAGGCTGAAGCTCCAGCGCTGAAGGCTGAAGCGCCAGCGGCCACAGAGGAACCAAA GGAGGACTCTCCGGAACCGGCCAAACCGCTGCCCATTATTCCCATGAGCAACCGCATGAAGAGGAAACTGACGAGGAAGTCCTCCTACCAGGTCGCACAAGAGGAGTTTCAGGAGGCCAAtgaaaagagaaagaagaagaatgaG GAGTTTCTGACGAACAAGCAGAAGAAAGAGACTGCCATCCAGAAATACAAGGACAAGAAGAAAGAGATGTTTCAGGTTTTGAGCAAAAAGACCAAGAAAGGACAGCCCAACCTCAACCTGCAGATGGAGTACCTGCTCCAGAAGATCCAAGGACCTCAGAAGTGA
- the ccdc59 gene encoding thyroid transcription factor 1-associated protein 26 homolog isoform X3: protein MNRGNFAGRAGNNRGGPTNRGGPTNRGTGGPNNRGGPTNRGAGGPTNRGAGGPTFRGGPSNRGGPTYRGGPTNRGGPNKRKWVPDTKTFEGSLSEGQGFAFRLKQKVQHEYNKLLTKERRKKLQPKSQLKEEYPEHLRHLYEAESAKLKNEALTNRSKRSLARISVQSETQDTDSPVVKEADPQQAAGTESTAGGGAVTDQGDGTALKAEAPALKAEAPALKAEAPAATEEPKEDSPEPAKPLPIIPMSNRMKRKLTRKSSYQVAQEEFQEANEKRKKKNEEFLTNKQKKETAIQKYKDKKKEMFQVLSKKTKKGQPNLNLQMEYLLQKIQGPQK from the exons ATGAATCGTGGGAACTTTGCGGGGAGAGCTGGTAACAACAGAGGTGGTCCAACGAACAGAGGGGGTCCCACTAACAGAGGAACTGGTGGTCCCAATAACAGAGGTGGTCCCACTAACAGAGGAG CTGGTGGTCCCACTAACAGAGGAGCTGGTGGTCCCACTTTCAGAGGGGGTCCCTCTAACCGAGGTGGTCCGACTTACAGAGGGGGTCCCACAAACCGAGGTGGTCCCAACAAGAGGAAATGGGTCCCGGACACCAAGACATTCGAGGGGAGCTTGAGTGAAG GTCAAGGGTTTGCTTTTAGGCTTAAGCAAAAAGTCCAACATGAGTACAACAAACTTCTgacgaaggagaggaggaaaaagcTTCAACCCAAATCCCAGCTCAAGGAGGAATACCCAGAGCATCTCAGACATCTGTACGAGGCCGAAAGCGCCAAGCTGAAAAACGAAGCTCTTACAAATAGATCCAAACGATCTCTTGCCCGAATCAGTGTTCAGTCAGAGACGCAAGACACAGACAGCCCTGTTGTGAAGGAGGCTGACCCCCAACAAGCAGCCGGCACTGAATCCACCGCTGGGGGCGGAGCTGTTACCGACCAGGGAGACGGCACCGCGCTGAAGGCTGAAGCGCCGGCGCTGAAGGCTGAAGCTCCAGCGCTGAAGGCTGAAGCGCCAGCGGCCACAGAGGAACCAAA GGAGGACTCTCCGGAACCGGCCAAACCGCTGCCCATTATTCCCATGAGCAACCGCATGAAGAGGAAACTGACGAGGAAGTCCTCCTACCAGGTCGCACAAGAGGAGTTTCAGGAGGCCAAtgaaaagagaaagaagaagaatgaG GAGTTTCTGACGAACAAGCAGAAGAAAGAGACTGCCATCCAGAAATACAAGGACAAGAAGAAAGAGATGTTTCAGGTTTTGAGCAAAAAGACCAAGAAAGGACAGCCCAACCTCAACCTGCAGATGGAGTACCTGCTCCAGAAGATCCAAGGACCTCAGAAGTGA
- the ccdc59 gene encoding thyroid transcription factor 1-associated protein 26 homolog isoform X1, which produces MNRGNFAGRAGNNRGGPTNRGGPTNRGTGGPNNRGGPTNRGAGGPTFRGAGGPTYRGGPSNRGPGGPTNRGAGGPTFRGGPSNRGGPTYRGGPTNRGGPNKRKWVPDTKTFEGSLSEGQGFAFRLKQKVQHEYNKLLTKERRKKLQPKSQLKEEYPEHLRHLYEAESAKLKNEALTNRSKRSLARISVQSETQDTDSPVVKEADPQQAAGTESTAGGGAVTDQGDGTALKAEAPALKAEAPALKAEAPAATEEPKEDSPEPAKPLPIIPMSNRMKRKLTRKSSYQVAQEEFQEANEKRKKKNEEFLTNKQKKETAIQKYKDKKKEMFQVLSKKTKKGQPNLNLQMEYLLQKIQGPQK; this is translated from the exons ATGAATCGTGGGAACTTTGCGGGGAGAGCTGGTAACAACAGAGGTGGTCCAACGAACAGAGGGGGTCCCACTAACAGAGGAACTGGTGGTCCCAATAACAGAGGTGGTCCCACTAACAGAGGAGCTGGTGGTCCCACTTTCAGAGGGG CTGGTGGTCCGACTTACAGAGGGGGTCCCTCTAACCGAGGACCTGGTGGTCCCACTAACAGAGGAGCTGGTGGTCCCACTTTCAGAGGGGGTCCCTCTAACCGAGGTGGTCCGACTTACAGAGGGGGTCCCACAAACCGAGGTGGTCCCAACAAGAGGAAATGGGTCCCGGACACCAAGACATTCGAGGGGAGCTTGAGTGAAG GTCAAGGGTTTGCTTTTAGGCTTAAGCAAAAAGTCCAACATGAGTACAACAAACTTCTgacgaaggagaggaggaaaaagcTTCAACCCAAATCCCAGCTCAAGGAGGAATACCCAGAGCATCTCAGACATCTGTACGAGGCCGAAAGCGCCAAGCTGAAAAACGAAGCTCTTACAAATAGATCCAAACGATCTCTTGCCCGAATCAGTGTTCAGTCAGAGACGCAAGACACAGACAGCCCTGTTGTGAAGGAGGCTGACCCCCAACAAGCAGCCGGCACTGAATCCACCGCTGGGGGCGGAGCTGTTACCGACCAGGGAGACGGCACCGCGCTGAAGGCTGAAGCGCCGGCGCTGAAGGCTGAAGCTCCAGCGCTGAAGGCTGAAGCGCCAGCGGCCACAGAGGAACCAAA GGAGGACTCTCCGGAACCGGCCAAACCGCTGCCCATTATTCCCATGAGCAACCGCATGAAGAGGAAACTGACGAGGAAGTCCTCCTACCAGGTCGCACAAGAGGAGTTTCAGGAGGCCAAtgaaaagagaaagaagaagaatgaG GAGTTTCTGACGAACAAGCAGAAGAAAGAGACTGCCATCCAGAAATACAAGGACAAGAAGAAAGAGATGTTTCAGGTTTTGAGCAAAAAGACCAAGAAAGGACAGCCCAACCTCAACCTGCAGATGGAGTACCTGCTCCAGAAGATCCAAGGACCTCAGAAGTGA
- the LOC132447866 gene encoding protein arginine N-methyltransferase 8-like isoform X2, with protein MGLRHSSRCLQLRRKMAETDHSEQEPPVAPQAISQSAQPSTLPKPVPTTATTAAPPTTNHVASSPSDDVCPPSPGRGKTAKFLSPEEMTSRDYYFDSYAHFGIHEEMLKDEVRTLTYRNAMYHNKHAFKDKVVLDVGSGTGILSMFAANAGAKHVYGIECSSISEYSEKIIKSNHLHNVITIFKGKVEEVELPVDKVDIIISEWMGYCLFYESMLNTVIFARDKWLKPGGMMFPDRAALYVVAIEDRQYKDFKIHWWENVYGFDMSCIRNVAMREPLVDVVDPKQVVTNTCLLKEVDIYTVKPEDLAFTSAFCLQIQRNDYVHALVTYFNIEFTKCHKKTGFSTAPDSPSTHWKQTVFYLEDYLTARKGEEMFGSIAIRPNEKNKRDLEFTLELDFKGQLCEAAISHDYKMR; from the exons ATGGGACTCCGGCATTCTTCCCGCTGCCTGCAGCTCCGGAGGAAGATGGCGGAGACGGACCACTCAGAG CAGGAGCCCCCTGTTGCGCCCCAGGCCATCTCCCAGTCTGCCCAGCCCTCCACGTTGCCTAAACCAGTACCTACTActgccaccaccgccgccccccCTACAACCAATCATGTGGCCTCCAGTCCGTCCGACGACGTCTGTCCACCGTCTCCCGGTCGCGGCAAGACGGCCAAATTCCTCAGCCCAGAGGAAATGACATCACGGGACTATTACTTTGACTCCTATGCCCACTTTGGCATCCACGAG GAGATGCTGAAGGACGAGGTGCGGACCCTGACCTACCGCAACGCCATGTACCACAACAAGCACGCCTTCAAGGACAAGGTGGTACTGGACGTTGGCAGTGGCACGGGCATCCTGTCCATGTTCGCCGCCAACGCTGGCGCCAAGCACGTGTACGGG ATTGAGTGTTCAAGTATATCAGAATACTCTGAGAAGATTATCAAGTCCAATCATCTACACAATG TCATCACCATCTTCaaggggaaggtggaggaggtggagctcccCGTGGACAAGGTGGACATCATCATCTCCGAGTGGATGGGCTACTGCCTCTTCTACGAGTCCATGCTGAACACAGTGATCTTCGCCAGGGATAAGTGGCTG AAACCAGGAGGGATGATGTTCCCGGACAGGGCAGCGCTCTACGTGGTCGCCATCGAGGACCGGCAGTACAAAGACTTCAAGATCCACT GGTGGGAGAACGTGTACGGTTTTGACATGAGCTGCATCCGTAATGTGGCGATGAGAGAACCTCTGGTGGACGTGGTCGACCCCAAGCAGGTCGTCACCAACACCTGCCTCCTcaag GAGGTGGACATCTACACGGTGAAGCCCGAGGACCTGGCCTTCACCTCCGCCTTCTGCCTGCAGATCCAGAGGAACGACTACGTCCACGCGCTGGTCACCTACTTCAACATCGAGTTCACCAAGTGTCACAAGAAGACCGGCTTCTCCACCG CTCCGGACTCCCCCAGCACCCACTGGAAGCAGACTGTGTTCTACCTGGAGGACTATCTGACCgccaggaagggggaggagatgtTTGGCAGCATCGCCATCCGGCCCAACGAGAAGAACAAG CGGGACCTGGAGTTCACCCTGGAGCTAGACTTTAAAGGACAGCTATGTGAGGCAGCTATTTCTCATGATTACAAAATGCGCTAG
- the LOC132448062 gene encoding EF-hand calcium-binding domain-containing protein 4B-like translates to MEEEGRVNGLSAPGGRGSEWGRISLLDKNQEFFRICDVEAKGFITRTDMRRLHQELPLSSEELEDVFDSLDAGRDGYLTLEAFSSGFSQFLHGRRLSLGDDLGPAPAPGLRVRETLYQSQWDARLAGGEDEEEQHFSMLLESLGAGNVFEDPGEVRSLWAQLRKDEPHLLSNFEEFLARVTHQIKDAKEEKKEMESALQRKAATHDSEIRSLYEEMEAQIKNEKDRLHLKDSERQQLHSQDLEYQLVSKERELDQLSSKQHRLERQCCELSSEKKERHVENVKLKVTNEELVRELDSTSQELTLAQEQLTLLQQQASRLHQEKEMEMYRITEGLQREKQSLMKQLDLLREMNKHLKDERDICCGMPRSSLRKKQKQQKAGLANLFDDPSPQSNSSLMVDGSYQSLEALPLHHLHIVFVASSSCSEDDSPGPAPGPAPYRAPSLFSAPSASANPYARPSISPRGDAPACPQQRPPAKKSPAHLANGHGDAPASSSSSSSSSSSLARARSGKVAKAVTKVKRQPGRTGAGGRRTKEEEEEEEEERLDGPLDGWPLRRVISIEEDHLPHLLLGGPQPLLHQLSEEEEEEEEEEEEEDEDDLEEVGAEAAQSDLEASGVDLTSESMATPPSISAQQAVAVAVGVAGGVAPVAAPVVTRSRFSRMTKTPMAPRGQPVGKETQHPVREGSVSVPERLFKVVLVGNSSVGKTSLLRSFCEGRFSPATSATVGIDYSVKTLTLDNTQVAMQLWDTAGQERYRSITKQFFRKADGVVVMYDVTVEDSFKAVKPWLDNVQEAAGESIPILLLGNKMDKDEERQVSYKEAFLLAEVAQIMFYEVSAFTGNQVAESLTHLARVLKEQEDRVRDTTIILTAQPVKKKACCK, encoded by the exons atggaggaggagggccgggtGAACGGGCTGAGCGcccccggggggcggggctcggAGTGGGGTCGCATCTCCCTGCTGGACAAGAACCAGGAGTTCTTCAGGATCTGTGACGTGGAGGCCAAGGGCTTCATCACACGCACCGACATGAGG aggcTCCACCAAGAGCTGCCCCTATCATCAGAAGAGCTGGAGGATGTGTTTGACTCGCTGGACGCCGGCCGTGACGGCTACCTCACACTGGAGGCCTTCTCCTCTGGCTTCA GCCAGTTCCTGCACGGTCGGAGGCTCTCATTGGGCGACGacctaggccccgcccccgccccgggGCTCCGGGTCAGGGAGACGCTGTACCAGAGCCAATGGGACGCCCGGCTGGCGGGCGGtgaggacgaagaggagcagCACTTCAGCATGCTGCTGGAGAGCCTGGGGGCCGGCAACGTGTTCGAGGA CCCAGGCGAGGTGCGCAGTCTGTGGGCTCAGCTCAGGAAGGACgagccccacctcctctccaacTTCGAGGAGTTCCTGGCGCGCGTCACGCACCAGATCAAGGACgccaaggaggagaagaaggagatggagagtgCTCTGCAGAG GAAGGCAGCCACACATGACAGCGAGATACGCAGCCTGTACGAAGAGATGGAGGCGCAGATCAAGAACGAGAAAGACCGGCTCCATCTGAAG GACTCTGAGCGGCAGCAACTGCACAGCCAGGACCTGGAGTACCAGCTGGTCTCCAAGGAGAGGGAGCTGGACCAGCTCTCCTCCAAGCAGCACAGG ctggaGCGGCAGTGCTGCGAGCTGAGCAGTGAGAAGAAGGAGCGCCACGTGGAGAACGTGAAGCTGAAGGTGACCAACGAGGAGCTGGTGAGGGAGCTGGACAGCACCAGCCAGGAGCTGACCCTCGCCCAGGAGCAGCTGacgctgctgcagcagcaggcctCCCGGCTGCACCAGGAGAAGGAGAT GGAGATGTACAGGATAACGGAGGGGCtgcagagagagaagcagagtcTCATGAAACAGCTCGACCTGCTCCG AGAGATGAACAAACACCTGAAGGATGAACGGGACATATGCTGTGGCATG CCGCGGTCCTCACTGAGGaagaagcagaagcagcagaAGGCTGGCCTGGCTAATCTATTCGACGATCCCAGTCCACAGTCCAACAG CTCCCTGATGGTGGACGGGTCCTACCAGTCTCTGGAGGCCCTGCCGTTGCACCACCTTCATATCGTGTTTGTCGCTTCCTCTTCCTGCAGCGAGGACGactcccccggccccgcccccggccccgccccctaccgcgccccctccctcttctccgcCCCCAGCGCTAGCGCTAACCCCTACGCTAGGCCTAGCATTAGCCCCCGGGGCGACGCCCCCGCCTGCCCCCAGCAGAGACCCCCCGCCAAGaagagccccgcccacctcgccaacggccacggcgacgccccggcctcctcctcctcctcctcctcctcctcttcgtcgctGGCGAGGGCGCGCTCCGGGAAGGTCGCCAAGGCGGTCACCAAGGTCAAGCGTCAGCCGGGCCGCACGGGCGCG ggggggaggaggacgaaggaggaggaggaggaggaggaggaggagcgcctgGACGGGCCGCTGGACGGCTGGCCCCTGCGCCGCGTGATCTCCATCGAGGAGGACCACCTGCCccacctgctgctgggggggccCCAGCCCCTCCTGCACCAgctcagtgaggaggaggaggaggaggaggaggaggaggaggaggaggacgaagacgatctggaggaggtgggggcggaGGCAGCGCAGAGCGACCTGGAGGCCAGCGGCGTCGACCTGACCAGCGAGTCCatggccacgcccccctccatctccgcCCAGCaggctgtggctgtggctgtgggCGTGGCTGGGGGCGTGGCTCCGGTGGCGGCGCCGGTCGTCACCAGGTCCCGCTTCTCCAGGATGACCAAGACCCCCATGGCCCCCCGGGGTCAGCCCGTCGGCAAGGAGACCCAGCAC CCGGTGAGGGAGGGGTCCGTGTCGGTCCCTGAGCGTCTGTTcaaggtggtgctggtggggaacTCCAGCGTGGGAAAGACCTCCCTACTGCGCTCCTTCTGCGAGGGCCGCTTCAGCCCCGCCACCTCCGCCACCGTGG GTATCGACTACAGCGTGAAGACGCTCACCCTGGACAACACCCAGGTGGCCATGCAGCTGTGGGACACAGCTGGACAGGAGAG GTACCGCAGCATCACCAAGCAGTTCTTCCGGAAGGCGGACGGCGTGGTGGTCATGTACGACGTCACGGTGGAGGACAGCTTCAAGGCCGTCAAGCCCTGGCTGGACAACGTCCAG GAAGCTGCAGGCGAAAGCATCCCCATCCTGTTGCTAGGCAACAAAATGGACAAAGATGAGGAGCGACAGGTCTCCTACAAAGAGGCCTTCCTATTGGCTGAG GTCGCCCAGATCATGTTCTACGAGGTCAGCGCCTTCACAGGGAACCAGGTGGCCGAGTCCCTCACCCACCTGGCCAG AGTTCtaaaggagcaggaggacagagtgagagacaccACCATCATCCTCACCGCCCAGCCCGTGAAGAAGAAAGCCTGCTGCAAGTAG
- the LOC132447866 gene encoding protein arginine N-methyltransferase 8-like isoform X1 has translation MGLRHSSRCLQLRRKMAETDHSEKQEPPVAPQAISQSAQPSTLPKPVPTTATTAAPPTTNHVASSPSDDVCPPSPGRGKTAKFLSPEEMTSRDYYFDSYAHFGIHEEMLKDEVRTLTYRNAMYHNKHAFKDKVVLDVGSGTGILSMFAANAGAKHVYGIECSSISEYSEKIIKSNHLHNVITIFKGKVEEVELPVDKVDIIISEWMGYCLFYESMLNTVIFARDKWLKPGGMMFPDRAALYVVAIEDRQYKDFKIHWWENVYGFDMSCIRNVAMREPLVDVVDPKQVVTNTCLLKEVDIYTVKPEDLAFTSAFCLQIQRNDYVHALVTYFNIEFTKCHKKTGFSTAPDSPSTHWKQTVFYLEDYLTARKGEEMFGSIAIRPNEKNKRDLEFTLELDFKGQLCEAAISHDYKMR, from the exons ATGGGACTCCGGCATTCTTCCCGCTGCCTGCAGCTCCGGAGGAAGATGGCGGAGACGGACCACTCAGAG AAGCAGGAGCCCCCTGTTGCGCCCCAGGCCATCTCCCAGTCTGCCCAGCCCTCCACGTTGCCTAAACCAGTACCTACTActgccaccaccgccgccccccCTACAACCAATCATGTGGCCTCCAGTCCGTCCGACGACGTCTGTCCACCGTCTCCCGGTCGCGGCAAGACGGCCAAATTCCTCAGCCCAGAGGAAATGACATCACGGGACTATTACTTTGACTCCTATGCCCACTTTGGCATCCACGAG GAGATGCTGAAGGACGAGGTGCGGACCCTGACCTACCGCAACGCCATGTACCACAACAAGCACGCCTTCAAGGACAAGGTGGTACTGGACGTTGGCAGTGGCACGGGCATCCTGTCCATGTTCGCCGCCAACGCTGGCGCCAAGCACGTGTACGGG ATTGAGTGTTCAAGTATATCAGAATACTCTGAGAAGATTATCAAGTCCAATCATCTACACAATG TCATCACCATCTTCaaggggaaggtggaggaggtggagctcccCGTGGACAAGGTGGACATCATCATCTCCGAGTGGATGGGCTACTGCCTCTTCTACGAGTCCATGCTGAACACAGTGATCTTCGCCAGGGATAAGTGGCTG AAACCAGGAGGGATGATGTTCCCGGACAGGGCAGCGCTCTACGTGGTCGCCATCGAGGACCGGCAGTACAAAGACTTCAAGATCCACT GGTGGGAGAACGTGTACGGTTTTGACATGAGCTGCATCCGTAATGTGGCGATGAGAGAACCTCTGGTGGACGTGGTCGACCCCAAGCAGGTCGTCACCAACACCTGCCTCCTcaag GAGGTGGACATCTACACGGTGAAGCCCGAGGACCTGGCCTTCACCTCCGCCTTCTGCCTGCAGATCCAGAGGAACGACTACGTCCACGCGCTGGTCACCTACTTCAACATCGAGTTCACCAAGTGTCACAAGAAGACCGGCTTCTCCACCG CTCCGGACTCCCCCAGCACCCACTGGAAGCAGACTGTGTTCTACCTGGAGGACTATCTGACCgccaggaagggggaggagatgtTTGGCAGCATCGCCATCCGGCCCAACGAGAAGAACAAG CGGGACCTGGAGTTCACCCTGGAGCTAGACTTTAAAGGACAGCTATGTGAGGCAGCTATTTCTCATGATTACAAAATGCGCTAG